ACCGCTTTTTACCACCTGCTTTTAACCACTGCTCAAGTTGTGGATTTTTGAGAACTGTTCGAGCGTAATCACGGGCGAATTGTCCCAACCGAACTAAGCAGCAGCAGCTGTACAAAGTTTCTTTATCCCCTTGCAAGCCATAGTTTTCAGCAGTGTCATTCTGGGCGATCGCCAAAACAAACTGCTTATAACGTCGTCCCCGCTTGAGATGTTTCTTAAACCATCGGGCTGCATTGTCGCACTCATCTACTAACAGAGGGAATTCCTCAGCAATGAGAAAGCGATCGCGCCCAATAATCGCGTTATCTCCCCCGTCACCTCGAAGTTCTACTAGTTCTTCTAAGGTGGTTAGGTCGTTGCCCATTGCGGTGTCGATGGCTTTAAAGTTGCCTTTTCTGCCAATGACATCCTTTTGATCTAGCCAATTCCAGTCATCTGGTTTAGCGTCACTGTCATAAACTACGACTCGGCCACCAATTTTGGATGATAGGTACTGGGTGAAAGTTGACTTACCGTCACCAGTGCCACCGACTAATGCGACGTGTTTCTGTTTCTTTTGGATGTATTCAACCGGGTCAGTGATGAGGTTTGGTGGTTGCCAGTTGGTATCGGCTGCAATGTTCAAGGTTAGTTGTGCAGTGGGTTGAGTTTGAGTTTTGGCTAAAGCTTGAAAATTCAATTTTGATGCTTGGTCGATATTTCCTAGCATCAGGTTTAATTGCTTGGCTGATTCACGGAGGTGTTTACCGCCAAACAATGCAGCTGTCGCCCCCATCAACAGCCAAGGTTTGAGTTGTTTTTGGCGAATATCAACCGCAGCGCACAGCACCAACACGCACACAACCCAGCACAGCCAAGATGCTTTATTGGCATTATGGTACATTTTTAAGTACAGGTGTACTTGTGATGGGTGTAGTTCAGCCATTTTCCCTTGATGTATTTCTAATTATCTGTTCGTTGATTTTTAGAGATTCGGTAACATCTTCGAGAGCGCAGAACAACTGCGTGACCATCTTCGCCCCTTCATCAAACGGCTTGTAATGATTTGTGTAAGGGGAATTAGTGAGTTTTTGCAACTCTTCCTCAATCGCTTTCAGTCGTTCTTGGACTTCCAGAATGGTTTTGATGGTATCGGTGTTGGGCAATGATTTGATATACCAGTCAATCCACTGCTCTGCCGCACGTTCAGCATCGCCACTATTTTCGTATTCTCTGCCGTCACAACCGTATGGGTGTCCATCTATACCGACAACCCACCACATATAAGATGATGCTGCATCTGTGCGTTCACATTCGATTGTGAAACCCTTGTAAGATTCACTCATAATCCCAGTATCACCCCCACTGCGGCAAGAATTAGCCGAAATATTAAGTAGTCTTTGATTTCGGCAATGCTGATCATCTGCCATAGCACCAGGGCTGCTACTGCCAATGCCAGTAATCCACCAACTCTGATAAATCCTGGTAGGGGCAGTGCTGACCAGCAGCTGCTAATTAAGGCGGGGATAGTAATTGATGTGGTGATATCAAAAATTAAATCACTCAAATTATCCGGCAGTGCGATCGCGTTTATCCACCCCTGCTTAAATTCCTCCAGTTTGTTTGGTGGGGAGTGGGGAGTAGGGAGTGCGGAGTAACCACGCTCTGAGGGAATTTCAACTATTATTTTTTGTTGGTCGTCGGGCATTGGTATTGGTCACTCCTAACTATTTCAACAGCAGTTCTTAAAGTTAGTGCAGCAAAGGGAATCATCAAAAACATGATCATCAGCGCCAACATTGCTTCATTTAAATAAGACCTTGGTTTTTCACTATTCATGGAGGAAAGCCCCAAATGTTAGGGGCTGGTTGTTAGCTGAATGCGTCGAGAATTTCGTTGAGGTTATAAACCGAGTTGGTTTGTTGTGGTTGAGTTTCTGCCTGCTGTGGCATTGGCTCAAAGCTCACATGAATTCCGCTTTTGGCTTCGGCTTCACAGGCTGAGAGGTGAAGTTCAAAGTCGAGTTCGTTGGCGGCAAGTGTGGCTTGCTCGGCGTATTGCTCTGGCGGCAGGCTACTTTGCATCTTTGCTGTACTTCCCGTAACCACTGGTTTGTTGCAGCAGTTCTGTTATCCGGTTGATAACGGGGTTATCACTCGCTGGCATTGGTTTGCCTTGGTGATAGGCTGCTGAAATTTCGGCGCATTCATTGGCGGTTGCTCCATTCGCCAAAAGTTGACCTTCGGGGAAGCCTGCGCGGTTGATTTCGTTGTGCAAGTAGTCCATAATTTTTTTATTGAATGTATGTAGCGATATACGTCATTCACGGGGCGATCGCACTAAGGTATCGTGCGGTTGCCCTTAAAAATCCCCCTTTGAAGCCGTGATTGAGTTAAAGCTGGTGACTAGCCAAACTTGCTTGGTTGCCCGGATGGATGGTTTAAACTCTATGGGCTGACGAGTATCCAAGCTGACAGCCCTGGCATCGTTAAGTTTTACGTAAATGTTTTTACCTGATTCTGTACGGCTAAAAAGCTGACCGACTTCGACTGTTGACCATGTGATTGGTGACTTGCCAACAACGTATTCTGCAATGTGGCTGTCAAAACCTTTCTCTAGTGGGTCAACTGTTAAGTCCTTCCACTTCCTTTCTTTGCCTTTTCTTGGTGCAATGTGGGATGATTTACCGTTTGTTGAAGCTTTGTTAATGGTGTCTTGTTCGCTCATAGTTGATTAGTTGTTTGGGAATACTAGTGGTTAAGTCTATTTATCAAGTCCAGAAACGTTGTTAGTTTGAGCGCCGATTCCCTTGGCTGTAAGGGTTTCGGCGTTTTTGCTGTCTGGGGTTTCTAGGTAAACCAGCGTGCTGGAGTCATTAAGAAATTTCCAGACAGCATTGGCCATCTCGTCGCGGAGTTGGAGGGGTTTGACATCCCCAATAAAGTAGATCCACAAGACGTTATCTATTCTGTTGGCGTAGCTGATGTGGGTTAGGTCTAGAATCACTTCAAATTGAAGGGATTTTAGGTGGATTAGGTTTGGGGTTCTCATTGGCTGTTGATAGTTGGTTGTCGTTCCACCCCTAGCAGGTCTTTGCTGTCGCTCAGTGCTTGCAGGCTGCTATCTCTGCATGGTTTGGGGTTTGGGCATCGGGTACATAAAAAAGGTTTCACTCAGCGCGGGCAGGTCTTTCGTTGCCTCATTGGCTGTAGGCTGCCATCTCTACTGGTTGGCGCGAATAATTGAGATTACAATCAATCTTATATAAGATGTTATCCTATCTCTAACATCTTATACAATAAATCCTATACAAAGACTTGCTAATCTTATATAAGAAGTTCGTCATGATTACCGAAAATGTCGAAAACACCAAAAGCCAAGCACAGAGAATATGGGGAAACCAAGAAGCAGTTCAGCCTGGGGCTGACTCCTACCGGAGTAGAGGGTTTGGACAAGAAAGCCGAGAAGATGGGATTGAGCCGATCTCAATTAGTGGAGATGATTGGACGGGGGGAAATTTCACTAGCTCAGGTGGACAAGGAACTCCTGGGGGAATAGTTGATCGGCTGATCACTAAGGTTGAGGGTCTAATTGAAGAGTCCGAATACCGGACAGCCGAGCTAAGAAAACAGTTAGAAGAGTTAAAACAGCTATCTAATCAGCTTCACTCACTAGAGAAAAATGCAGAATAAAGCCGTCTAACCGATTTCGCGGGTAGACGGCTTTATTTGTGGCGATTGCACCAACGCGATCGCCAAAGTTATCAAATTACGAGGAAGGCTCTATGTCTAAATCTGCACGTAAATCAGCCAAAGGCGAGATTGGCTCATCGGGCTTAGTTTCTGGCTCATCGGGAATAAATTCAATCCGAAACCGAACCCTACCAGATTTCCATCCACCACCGCTAGGACTTAAAACATCACATCTGAGTCCATCCAATCTCAACCACGTAGAGTAAGAACAAGTTTCATGTCCTGATTTCGCAATCCACGACCTGGCCGCTTCAATTAGTTCGCCAGCCTTAAAAGTTGACTTCAGACCAAAATTGTAGATTGAAGCATCGGCAGGACGAGGAATTGAGACAACATCACTGTCGCTCAAGACAATTCCATCACGCATTAATTTTTCCTTTTTACTTGCCAGCGTGGCGGATCAAGTTCGCAGCTTAGATCCGCCTTCCCTAATAATTCCCGCTACGCCATGACACAAAACAAAGACCACCTACTAGAACTGTGCCGACCCTACCTGCTGGATTTATCCACAGCAATTATCGAATCTCTCAAATTCCCCAACGAGCCACTTTACGAAATACGCGAAAAAACTGGGGAAAGCCGCCTTAAAACGCAAGACTACGACCACATTGAGGACTTAACCGAAATCGACAAAATCAGAGTTCTCAGCGCGATCGCCACCTGGATGGAGCAAGGAGAAAGACCAAACCAACCATGAAAAAACTGCTGTTATTTCTGCGACTGTGGCAATACGCCGCGATGCACTCAAAATTATTCCACGCCTGCGAAGTTCGCCTAGTAGACCCGCCAGTTCAAATATCAACAGCCTCATGGGGATGCCCTAGCGTATTCGTAATTCGGCTGGCTTTCTACCCTCCCCGCCTAATGCTGCGCTTCCCTTACACCATCATCAAATCATTCATTGATGATGCTAATTCCAGAGGGAAAACTATCAGCTATTCAGATGTTGATAGCGTGTTGTTTTAGTTAATAATTCCTGTCCAAAAAAAAAACTCCAGTCGCCAAACTGGAGAACAAATAAAAGGATTAAAAAAATGATACAAAATTCTACGCTTGCTGCACTACCTCCGAGCAATATTGATGTTGAGATAGCACTATTAGGTTCTATTTTACTAGATTCTAATGCTATTTATCAAGTAGCTGAAACTCTTCCCCCAGAAGCATTTTATGTTGAATCTCATAGAGAAATATACAAAGCTGCATTAGCTTTGTATAAGAAACAACAACCAGTAGTATTGGCGACTGTCACCAACTATTTAGCAGATAATGATTTACTACAAAAAGTTGGTGGGCGAAATAAATTAGCTATTCTTTTCGATAGCTGTGTTTCTAGTGCAAACGTCGAAGCTTACGCTGATTTACTCATAGAGAAACATATTAGAAGGCAGTTAGTAAGCCTCAGTACGGAAGTTGAAGTCAAAGCTTTTGAAACAGAAAAACCACTGTCATGGATTCTTGAAAACCTCGAACAAAGATTACTTAAAATTACTCAGTTACGGAATGCTAAGGGTAAGGGGTACTGGCAGAAAGTTGATGACGTAGCTTTTGAGCGATTGTGTAAAGAATTAGATGAAGTAGAGGCAATTGAAAATACTGCTCAACGTGACTGGTTAATGAAAAAACTAGCCAAAAAGTGGAAGTTTAGTAATAAGAAAGAATTATTGGATTTTCACGCTAAATGGTTGGACAGCAAGAGTAAAACAAAAACTTACACCAGTAAAGAATACTTCGAGAAGTACGGATTGTCAGAACAAGATTGGTTGATTCCTGGTTTCGTTCCCGCCGAATCAGTCATTGTTTTATATGCCGATGGTGGTGTTGGTAAAACCCGGCTGGCTTTCAGCTTGGCTAAAAGTGCTGTTACTGGTGGCGTGTTTGCATACGAGGGGACAGAGTTCACCGCGATGAATACCTTACTAATTGAAACTGACCAAGGGCCACGCATCACTTCTAAGCTTTTGGAGATGCAAGAGTTAATTGAAGATGGCGAACAACGTTTACACATTTGTGATGAGTGGTCAGTCGGTGAATTTGGCAAACTCAAAGCCATGCTCAAGCAGCATCACCCCAAATTAGTGATCATCGACTCGCTGACCTCCATCAGTGTTGACAGCCTTTACTCAGAAAATGAGGCTGAGTACGCCCGTCCTTTAGTCAGACTGCGCCACGTTGCCAAAGAATTTGGCTGTAGTTTCCTGGTGATTCACCACTCCAACGCCAATGGCGATATGAGAGGAAGCAGGGCAATTAGAAACACAGTTGATGAGGTGTGGAAGTTCACCAAAACTCAGAACGAAATTGAAACCTACAACGTTTTGACCATCGACAAAACCCGTAGCCGCGCCCCAGGCAGTTACAAGTTCACCTACGATGATGAGTCCTGGGGCTGGAAGTTTGGCGGACGGGTTGAAGATAACACGATCGCTCTTGGGGCTGAAAGCCAAAGCACGAGCATCATGACCAAATGTATTCAGTACCTCAAACAAAATCGGGGCATCCCTTACGAATCAGGCGAAGTGGCTGAAGCGTTGGGACTAAACCGCGATTCGGTAAGGCGTGACCTCAAACGCGCTGTTAATGAAGGGCTAGTAAACTCTGGTAGAAGCCAATCAAATAAACGTGCTTTAGTTTACTATGTCGGTACTAGGATGAAATCTAAAGAAAATATTACAACTGATCAACTGATCAATGGAAGTGATCAACCACTGATCACTTCCTCCGCTAGACAGGATGAGGGATACAGGCTATCTGATCAAGTGATCAATGAAAATCCAAAATTTTTAAATGAAGCAGAAAAAAAATTTGCTGATCAGATTGATCAGTTGATCACTTCGCCCTCAAATCCAGATACATCAACAAAACTATCTGATCAACCGGAAGTGATCACTTCTGATCAGTTGATCACTTCCGTTGATCACTTGTCACATTCCGTTACAATTCCCGAACCACCAAAAATAGATGCCCCTTTGTCAAAACCAATACACCATAAAAATATTGAAGAGGGCAATGTTTACCTGTCTTGGTCGCTGGGTAAACAAGTCAAAGTCAAGAAAATATATCCGTCGGTTAAAAAGGCTGATGTGTTTCAACCGAAAGAAGTCGAGCCGATTAAACTGCCACTAGCCGACTTATTCCCGTTACCTGATGACGATTGGAAACCCAATACAGGGAAGCTGGCAATGTATGGTGGTGAACTGGTGGCGGTTGTTGGTTTCCGAAATAATGGCAGAGAATTTCAGATTGAGTTTAAGTCTGGGCGGCTGGATTATGCCAAAGCCAAGCAACTTGCC
This portion of the Aulosira sp. FACHB-615 genome encodes:
- a CDS encoding type IV secretory system conjugative DNA transfer family protein; this encodes MAELHPSQVHLYLKMYHNANKASWLCWVVCVLVLCAAVDIRQKQLKPWLLMGATAALFGGKHLRESAKQLNLMLGNIDQASKLNFQALAKTQTQPTAQLTLNIAADTNWQPPNLITDPVEYIQKKQKHVALVGGTGDGKSTFTQYLSSKIGGRVVVYDSDAKPDDWNWLDQKDVIGRKGNFKAIDTAMGNDLTTLEELVELRGDGGDNAIIGRDRFLIAEEFPLLVDECDNAARWFKKHLKRGRRYKQFVLAIAQNDTAENYGLQGDKETLYSCCCLVRLGQFARDYARTVLKNPQLEQWLKAGGKKRFMVDDVPCELDLSNWSMGGGALVQISSRGNEADNSPQIDLNEFEQFI
- a CDS encoding KGK domain-containing protein translates to MRDGIVLSDSDVVSIPRPADASIYNFGLKSTFKAGELIEAARSWIAKSGHETCSYSTWLRLDGLRCDVLSPSGGGWKSGRVRFRIEFIPDEPETKPDEPISPLADLRADLDIEPSS
- a CDS encoding DnaB-like helicase N-terminal domain-containing protein; protein product: MIQNSTLAALPPSNIDVEIALLGSILLDSNAIYQVAETLPPEAFYVESHREIYKAALALYKKQQPVVLATVTNYLADNDLLQKVGGRNKLAILFDSCVSSANVEAYADLLIEKHIRRQLVSLSTEVEVKAFETEKPLSWILENLEQRLLKITQLRNAKGKGYWQKVDDVAFERLCKELDEVEAIENTAQRDWLMKKLAKKWKFSNKKELLDFHAKWLDSKSKTKTYTSKEYFEKYGLSEQDWLIPGFVPAESVIVLYADGGVGKTRLAFSLAKSAVTGGVFAYEGTEFTAMNTLLIETDQGPRITSKLLEMQELIEDGEQRLHICDEWSVGEFGKLKAMLKQHHPKLVIIDSLTSISVDSLYSENEAEYARPLVRLRHVAKEFGCSFLVIHHSNANGDMRGSRAIRNTVDEVWKFTKTQNEIETYNVLTIDKTRSRAPGSYKFTYDDESWGWKFGGRVEDNTIALGAESQSTSIMTKCIQYLKQNRGIPYESGEVAEALGLNRDSVRRDLKRAVNEGLVNSGRSQSNKRALVYYVGTRMKSKENITTDQLINGSDQPLITSSARQDEGYRLSDQVINENPKFLNEAEKKFADQIDQLITSPSNPDTSTKLSDQPEVITSDQLITSVDHLSHSVTIPEPPKIDAPLSKPIHHKNIEEGNVYLSWSLGKQVKVKKIYPSVKKADVFQPKEVEPIKLPLADLFPLPDDDWKPNTGKLAMYGGELVAVVGFRNNGREFQIEFKSGRLDYAKAKQLAKPEL